From Plasmodium malariae genome assembly, chromosome: 8:
ttttttttttctgaattttGCTCAATGGTTGCCTTTAAACCTTACAagttcataatatttaacaaaaatttgAGAAACAATAACTTTTACAAACAGATAATTACTTTCCTTGATTTATCAGTTCTTTGTAAAGAGATTTATCTAAGTGAAAAATTTTGCAAATTAAATTACGAGCATGtaagtagaaaaaaattaatctaCTTTTCCGACAGTGACTTAGTTGACAAATTAAACCAAAACCATAGTTATAGTCATAGCCATAGCCAAAATGAGTTAATCTCCACGATCAGAAACGAACAGCAGTGTTTGCCCACGGAAAGGGATTCAGTGAATACCCACAATTTTGTATTTGACGAAAATATTGATCATAACATGAGGGAAGGCATTATCGAAACAGAAGATTTAATtcagaaaaagaaaacagaACAAGAAAATGGTGTTTTGACCAGCAAGGGAAATAGGAACAAAAAAGGAgatcaattttttttggtcagcctttttatatatgaaggaaagaaaaaagaagaactGCTTAACatgataaattttattaaaatgtacaatgta
This genomic window contains:
- the PmUG01_08022300 gene encoding conserved Plasmodium protein, unknown function; protein product: MVAFKPYKFIIFNKNLRNNNFYKQIITFLDLSVLCKEIYLSEKFCKLNYEHVSRKKLIYFSDSDLVDKLNQNHSYSHSHSQNELISTIRNEQQCLPTERDSVNTHNFVFDENIDHNMREGIIETEDLIQKKKTEQENGVLTSKGNRNKKGDQFFLVSLFIYEGKKKEELLNMINFIKMYNVNHINILCLNDYNSILNLFNKQQAKTRISIFCPFYIVHDNYDMCRQNIPKKICDFLYTIISDFLPLNYKHVYLSDLIRAIIVNTELCQRNADQEIEVLRFMDMMQIIGKL